The following are from one region of the Pectobacterium actinidiae genome:
- a CDS encoding methyl-accepting chemotaxis protein, translated as MRNNTPVTDRLHPLSEKTRLMSVTTPESHITYANKDFIDVSGYTTDELMGQPHNLIRHPDMPPAAFADMWKTLRAGNIWTGIVKNRCKNGDHYWVKSSTTPLRKGADIAGYMSVRTAASPEEIRQAEGLYASANEGKLKYRTFHHGLLIYTGPLRILSLFKTMPLRWRIRSYFLLFSLIPLIAAYSLLAGTALASVLFPLLIACCFVSGELLVHHVARPIEQILTQAMRSAAGQADNLTQLNRVDEIGMLMRAVNQSGMNFRTFVDDVNTNLSELKNACNEIAQGNHTLAQCCEETEESLQQTAASVEQLTATIKSNAEASLQASRYTQDVNQAVNSGEQAVSQVSDTMETITRSSERITDIVSVMDNLAFQTNILAVNAAVEAAHAGEQGKSFAVVASEVRSLAQRSATSSSDISTIIDETLNSIRAGEQQVSHTHKSMSNILLQVQHVTNLMNEISLATQEQSQGLEQINEAVNRIDELTHQNTALASQSHSATDHLQQQISSMVQAASVFSLSR; from the coding sequence ATGCGCAATAACACCCCTGTAACCGACCGCCTGCACCCTCTTTCTGAAAAAACCAGACTCATGTCGGTCACCACGCCAGAAAGTCATATTACCTACGCAAACAAAGATTTTATTGATGTCAGCGGCTACACCACAGATGAGCTGATGGGGCAGCCCCATAATCTTATCCGACACCCAGATATGCCACCAGCCGCCTTCGCGGATATGTGGAAAACGCTGCGCGCAGGCAATATCTGGACGGGGATTGTGAAAAATCGGTGCAAAAATGGCGACCATTACTGGGTAAAATCCAGCACCACGCCGCTGAGAAAAGGCGCTGACATTGCCGGTTATATGTCTGTGCGGACAGCCGCCTCACCCGAAGAGATTCGTCAGGCCGAGGGGCTCTATGCCAGTGCAAATGAAGGTAAATTGAAATATCGCACCTTCCATCATGGTCTGCTTATTTATACCGGGCCATTGCGCATCCTGAGTCTTTTTAAAACCATGCCATTACGCTGGCGTATCCGCAGCTATTTTCTACTCTTTAGCCTGATTCCGCTCATCGCCGCCTATTCTTTACTCGCGGGAACGGCATTGGCCTCCGTACTCTTTCCGCTGCTCATCGCCTGTTGTTTTGTCAGTGGTGAGCTTCTGGTGCACCATGTTGCCCGTCCCATTGAGCAAATCCTGACTCAGGCCATGCGTTCCGCTGCCGGACAGGCGGACAACCTGACGCAGCTTAATCGCGTAGATGAAATTGGCATGTTAATGCGTGCGGTAAACCAGTCCGGCATGAATTTCCGCACCTTCGTGGACGATGTGAACACCAATCTGAGCGAGCTGAAAAACGCCTGTAATGAAATCGCGCAAGGCAACCATACCTTGGCACAGTGCTGTGAGGAAACGGAAGAGAGCCTGCAACAAACGGCGGCGTCCGTCGAACAGCTTACCGCAACAATAAAAAGTAATGCGGAAGCCTCGCTTCAGGCCTCACGCTATACACAAGATGTGAATCAGGCGGTGAACTCTGGCGAACAGGCTGTCAGCCAGGTCTCCGATACGATGGAAACAATCACCCGTTCCAGCGAACGGATTACGGATATCGTCAGCGTGATGGATAATCTCGCGTTCCAGACCAATATTCTGGCCGTGAACGCCGCCGTTGAAGCCGCACATGCGGGAGAACAGGGTAAAAGCTTTGCGGTGGTCGCCAGTGAAGTGCGGTCGTTGGCACAGCGTAGCGCCACCTCTTCCAGCGATATTTCGACCATCATTGACGAAACGCTGAATAGTATTCGTGCCGGTGAACAGCAGGTTTCACACACGCATAAATCCATGAGCAATATTCTGCTACAGGTTCAGCACGTCACCAATTTGATGAATGAGATCAGCCTCGCAACGCAGGAACAATCTCAGGGGCTGGAGCAAATTAATGAAGCGGTAAACCGCATCGATGAGCTCACACATCAGAATACCGCGCTGGCGAGTCAGTCACATTCAGCCACCGATCACCTGCAACAGCAGATCTCGAGCATGGTACAAGCAGCCTCTGTTTTCAGCCTTTCCCGCTAG